The Candidatus Poribacteria bacterium genome contains the following window.
CCGTCCACCGGCTGTGCCAACTGGAACAAGTCGTTTAAGGCTTACCCTTATGGCAACACATACGGATGCAGAGATTGAGCAGGCGATTGAGGCGTTTGCTACGTGCGGTAAAATTTAAAAGTGAACTAAAGTCACTTCCGACCAGACGCAACTTTCTAACTTTAGGCACTTTGAACTGGCAAAATCTACTATCAGCTAACCGCTAATTGTCAATTTGCCACTTACGGTTTCTTGCGATTTTTGTCTGTTCATGCTAAACTATGGCAAATCCTATTACAAAGAGAGACGTATCAGAAATGAGCACAAAAGCACATATCATCGACTTTGAGAAGCAGACCCCCATCGACCGCGGAACCGGTGTGAAAACGGTGCCTTTAGCGGGTAAATGGATCGATTCTACCTCACTTACTAACGGTGTAACGGCATTTGATCCCGGCGCGGCGATTGCGCGGCACTACCATAATTGCGATGAGTCCGTTACGATTCTCGAAGGTGAAGCGACCTGTGAAGTGGATGGCGATGTTTTTACCATGAAAGCCTTTGATACAACCTTCGTCCCAGCGGGCATTCCACACCGATTTTGGAATGACAGCAACGCGCCGATGAAAATCTTATGGACGTACGCTTCCGTCAACGTAACCCGCACATTTACAGAGACGGGTGAAACGGTAGCACACCTATCATCGGGCGATCAGGCAGTTGTCACCTAACGACGACTGAGGAGACCGAAAATGTCCCTCCAAACTTATATTAAGGACAATCAAGCTGCGCTCTGTGCGCTGCTACAAGAACTCGTCAGGATCCCGACCGTCAACCCACCCGGCGAAAATTATGCTGAGATTGTTGGGCTACTTGCGGCAAAGTGTCAAGCATTGGGAATGGATACACAGATTGCTGAGGTCCCAACGGAGCGTGCAGCACAAGTTATCTCAAACGCAGCGACGCACCCGCGGCTAAACCTCATTGCCCGTTGGGATGTCGGTGCAGAAAAGACGGTGCATTTCAACGCCCACTACGACGTGGTGCCGGTTGCAGGGGACTGGCGTTTCGATAATCCATTCAGTGGAGAGATCGATGGCGAATGGCTCTATGGGCGTGGTGCTGATGACATGAAAGATGCCATTGCTGCGCTCCTTTTTGCAATTGCGGCACTCCAAGAAACCGGCATCAAACCGAATTTTAATATCGAATGCTCTTTCACATGCGATGAAGAGACTGGCGGACAGTTGGGAGCAGGATACATTGTTGAGGAAGGGCTGGTTCATGCGGACTACGTTGTCAACTGCGAAGGCGGTTCGGAGATGAACATCGGCAACGGACACAACGGCGTACTCTGGTTAGAAATTGATGTTGAGGGCAAGGCAGCGCACGGTGCACAACCCGATAAAGGGATAAACGCCTTCGAGAAGACCGCCGAACTCGTGACGGCGTTGCAACGGGTCAAACGGAACTTGAAATCGCCGGAACGCGCATTTAAACTCCCTGACGGCAACGATCGTTATCCCACCTTGAACATCGGTGGCACATTCCGCGGTACGGATGGCGATAAAGTTAACACCGTCCCGGCGCGCGTCACGTTCTCAATCGACCGGCGCATCACACCGAATGAAGAGCTTGAATTCGTCGAACTCGAACTGCGAGAAGCGATTTCTGGCGCATGCCAATACTACCCCGACTTGAAAGCAGAGGCGCGTGCTATCTTGCGAATTGAGCCGTGTTTGACAGATACGGCTTCACCGGTAGCACAAGCGTTCGCCGATGCGGTGCGGACTGTCCGTTTCAATCAACCACGATTTAGAAACACTACGGGATTCACAGACTTACACTATTTCGTCAATACGGGGTTATCGGGAGTTGGCTACGGTCCGAGTGGTGAAGGTGGGCATGCTATCAATGAGCGTGTGAACATCCCGGATTTGGTCAGGACTTCTGCCATCTATGCAACCTTTATGACGCGAGCGGAACTGTAACGCAAAATCCAACCAAAAACCCATCGGTTTTAAGTTGATATCCCCGCCTTGGACATGTTACTATTTTCATATCACATCCGCGGAAACACGTAGTTTGGAGGGCACAGCATGCCATGATTATTAACCGACTTATTGCAAAAAACTGGCGGAACTTTCAACAGATTAATGTTCCGCTCAGGGAACGTCAGTTTATCGTGGGTCCAAATGCTTCAGGTAAATCCAACCTATTGGACATTTTCCGCTTTCTTCGCGATATTGTTAAAGTGGAGGGTGGGGGATTCCAGAAAGCCGTCAAGGATCGGGGTGGAGTTTCAAAAATCCGGTGTTTGTCCGCGAGACAAGACTCACAGGTTGCTATCGAAATTTATATCGCAGACACGCCAGATGCCTCCGCTACCTGGCGATATAGTGTAGGCTTTTGTCAAGCAGATTACGGAGACTGCCAAAGCTACCTCACACATGAACGCGTTTGGAAAGAGGAGCAACTCCTTCTTGATAGACCCGATGCGGACGACAAGGAAGACCCAGAGCGCCTTATCCAAACTGCCCTTGAACAGAATGCTGCAAACGCGAAGTTTCGAGAGATTGGACGATTTCTTCGCAATGTTACCTATCACCATCTGGTTCCGCAACTCATCCGCTTTGCCGATGCGATTCGCGGCGAGGTTATTGAAGACGATCCGTTTGGTCAGGGATTTCTCGAACGAGTCGCGGGTGTGCATCCAAGTACGCGCCGTGCTCGCCTGAAAAGGATTGAACACACTCTCAAAATCGCTGTTCCGCAGTTTGAAAAATTAGAATTTATTCGTGACAACAAGGGTCGACCCCATTTACAGGCACATTATTCGCACTGGTGTTCAAAGGAAGAAGGGCATCACGAAGACCAATTTTCGGATGGAGTCCTTCGACTTATCGGACTCTTATGGTCTCTTCTTGAAAGCGATTCAATAATACTATTAGAAGAGCCGGAGCTCTCTTTAAACATGGGTATTGTCTCTAAACTCGCTCCTTCTATTTCTCGTCTACAAAGAAGTCGGGGATCTCAGGTGCTGGTTAGTACACAAAGCGATACGCTTCTCATAGAACCCGGTATTGATGGTAGGGAAGTGCTTTTACTAACACCTACACAGGCAGGGACATCGATCAAAGTTTCGTCTGATATAGATGACATCCGTATCCTCCTTAAGAATGGATTTACTGTAGGTGAAGTGGTGCTTCCACAAACCCATCCGAAGCATATTGGAGGGTTGGTTTTACCAGAATGAGCATAACCAACGTAATTCTGGCGGTTGAGGATGAACTCAGTGAATCAATTTCAAGGCAAATTCTCAGGCATTTTAACTTTGAAATCCAGCACACAATTCGAGGTAAGGGCAATGTTTTTCTTCGACAAAAAGCACCCGAACTCAATAGATCTGCTAATCGGACATCTATTTTTCTTTTGACAGATTTAGATACACCTCGGGATTGTCCACTAGGACTTATCCGCTCATGGATTAAAGGTCCTATCAATCCAACGTTTTTCTTTCGTGTCGCCGTTATGGAGGTCGAGCCTTGGGTGATGGCGGATCGGATGGGATTTGCAGCCTTCCTATCCATTCCGTTACATCGAATCCCATCGCCAACAGACGATATCCTGAACCCCAAAGAGTTCCTGTTGTCACTTGCCCGAAGAAGTAAAAAGAAATCTGTCCGTGAAGCGTTGCTACCAGCGCAAGGTTCAACACTTAGCGTGGGAAATGAATATAACACACTTTTGAGCGAATTCGTCCAAGAACATTGGAATATAGAACGCGCTGCTGCCGTATCACCAAGCCTAAAACGCACTTTAGACCGTCTCAGCCGAGAAACGAGGATAGGTAGCAATCGGTGAGTAAAAGATTCCAACGCTACATTGAAAATTTCACCTGTGCACACTGCGGCACTGCTGTGAAAGGAGATGGGTACACCAATCATTGTCCAGAATGCCTCTGGAGCCGACATGTTGATGTCAATCCGGGGGACCGTGCTGCAGCCTGTCGCGGCATGATGGAACCGATTGGGCTCACTATAAAACATGGCGATTATATCCTTACCCACCGCTGCATAACATGCGGCATAAAAAAAAACAACAAAACCTCAAAAAGAGACAACTTCGAGGCTATCCTCAGTCTACAAGGAGAATTAAATGTCTAAAAAAGGAATCCTCGCAATCGTAGCCATCTGTGTTGCCGTTATCGCAGTCATTGTCTTAGCGGCGTTGTTATATTCAAATTCTAATAGATTCAAACAGACACAGGCTGAATTGGCTACGACTAAAGCGACTTTGCAGACGACCGAAACGGCAAAAGCGGATCTGGAGAGAACACTAACCGAAACTCAAGCCTCGTTGGCGGAAACGCGCTCAGAACTCAGCCAAACGCAGGAGATACTACAAAACGCAAGTGAAGCTGCTCGGAAAATCGCCGCCGAACGGAACGCCCTTCAACAAGACAAAAATGCTCTCGAAGAAGAAAAAGAGAACCTCCGCGCAAAATTGACCGAGATTGAATCGGAACTACAGCGCATTCGCGTGCAATCGCAACGTTCAATTACTGCTATCCAAGAGAGATTTAAAGATACCGTGGGCGCAGTCTTAGACGACGCAGGACGGTTGAAACTCGATGTAAAGGGAAAAATTCTCTTTGAAACAGGGAGTGCGATTTTGAGCACAGAGGGAAAAACGCTTCTTGACGCGATTGCTAAGGAAGTTCTGCTAAATACAGATTACGCGGATTATGCGGTGCGCATTGAGGGCCACACGGATAACGCACCTATCGGTGGTTCCGAGATACGAAATTGGGACCTCTCAACTGAACGCGCGATCGCTGCCGTGAAATACTTGCAGGTACACGCCGGTATCAAGGCGCAACGCTTAGCAGGAACAGGATACGCCTTCTATCAACCGATAGATACCGCCGATACCCCCGAAGCCAAAGCGAAAAACCGGAGAATCGAAATTATTCTCGTTCCACCGCAAGACTTTTTATCCGAACTCCTGACATCGCTCCAGAAAGTGATGGTATCTATTGAAAAGCGGGAAGCCGAGTAGTTTTATTTTCCTGTTTTTAGCGCAGCTTGCAAGCGAAAACTTGCTATTCAGAAGCCTTTGCGGCAGCGCGCTTTGCCTCAGCTGCGAGCTCGGCGACGCGCTGGATTGACCGTCTCATCTCATCAATCTGTTCGTGGAGATGTTTATTTGTCCACGACACCGAAGCAAGATAGCGTAATTCATCTGGATTGTTGAGTGTCTCGGCACCGAGCGCAACTTGAAGTCCGCTTGAAGCGACATAGCATACGCCTGCGTTCACACCGGTTACGTCAAACGCTAAACGCAGCGTGATGTCGCCACGCGCAAAAGCGGGTTGAAATTCCTTGCTCAGACCAACAAACAGCCCCACAGGTGCACCTTCAAATGCATATCGCTGTCCGCCGACACCGATATGCCCGGAAAATTGGTGGATCCGCGGTAGATTCAACGTTTTACTGACAGCCAAAAACGGAGACAGCCCCTGAATCGGTGGATCAGAGACTGGGGACGTGCTGAAAATACCTTCCCCCTGATATTCAATACCCATTGCGATACTCGGAACTGCACCAACTTCTTGCTCTTTTAAGAGCTGCAGCTTTAAGCTCGCGGCCTGCGTCGTAAAACTTTCGTTCCCATACCTTTCATATCCATTCAACACATTCCCCAACCCTACTTCAACCCTATCGAACAGTCCGAAGTTAAGGTAGAAGGCACTTGCAACCACCAACTCTTCATGGCTTACGAGGTTCGCAAACAATAAAGTATTATCACTGGGGAATTGTGTCTCATCTATACGGGCGACAAGATAAGTACCTACCGTAAATATACCGTGTTCCAGCACCGTTCCGGTCGGGATATTCACTAATCGACTCTCTAACTTCGTAAAATGTTGACCTTTCGCAGAACCAGACACCGTTAGGCATGTAAAAACGAGCAGCAAAAGCAAAACCCAGTGTCTACGCATTGCGTCCCTCCAGATATCGGATACCGGAAGGCGTACCGATGATAACTTTGTCTGCACGATTGACAAAAATCCCGTTTTCTACGACACCGGGAATGTTATTCAGCTGCAACTCAACCTGATCTGGTTCTGGAATGCCATCAAAATGACAATCGAGTATATAGTTGCCGTTGTCAGTAATGAGGGGTTGGTCTCTATCGTGTGCGAGTGCGAGGCGCAGCGTTGAACTTCCACAAATCCGGTTAACCTCTGCTTGGGTCGCCTCCCACCCGAATCGCACAATTTCTACCGGCAGTGGAAAGGTAGTACCAAGGATGCGCGACACCTTGCTCTCATCAACAACAATCAATATTTTTTTAGACGCATTTGCGATAATCTTCTCTCTGACGAGCGCGGCACCACCGCCTTTGATGAGGTTAAGGTAGGCATCAACTTCGTCAGCACCATCAATCGTTAGATCAATGGTAGGATGGGCAGCAAGCGTTGTGAGTGGGATTTGTTGTGCGACTGCGATTCTTTCGGTGCCATCGGAGGTTGGGATACCGACGATATCAAGCCCTTCTCGAACCATATTCCCAAGTTTCAAGAGGGCGTAATAGACAGTGGACCCCGTCCCTAACCCGACAACCATGCCAGATTTGACGCTTTCTGTCGCTTTTTCCGCAGCAATCTTTTTTTGGTCTTCAGTATTCATGATGCCTATAAGTTTAGCAGAAATTCGGCTTAAAATCAAGTTTTCGTAAATTGGCTGCAGGGCTATTTAGTTTTAAGGTTTTTGTCTGATTTTCACGAGAAGTCGGGATTCGGAAATCCCTCCTACCGCGGATCTGCGAAAACGGAATCTCTAAAATTTCGGAAAACTGAATGACCCTGAATTGGCTGATGGTTATTGGCTAACCGCTAAACCGCTATTCTCTATTCGCCATTTGACTTATTTCAAAGATTATGTTAAAATAACCGCCATGAGGAACAATATTCGCCACAGCAAACTGGTAGTAGGGCAATTGGTCGCTGAACCTGGTACTCGGACGGAAGGGCATCTGAGAGTCGGAAGCATGCCAGATGGAACGGCGGTTCGACTGCCGGTTATCCTAATCAATGGGAGGTACCCCGGCAAAACGCTCTACATTCAAGCCATTAGCGATGGAGACGAACTCAACGGCATCGCTGTTATTCACAAAGTCCTCCAGAACATAGCACCCGAACAGCTGCGTGGTAAGATTATCGCTGTGCCCCTTGTTAACGTCCACGCCTTTCATACCAAGCAGGCACTGAGTCCCGTGGATAACCGAAAGATGAACCGGTGTTTCCCGGGCAGGCGTGACGGGACCTCCAGTGAACGGATCGCCTATCACCTCTTTCGGCGTGCCATCCAGCAGGCAGATTACTGCCTCGATCTACACCAAGGCGGCGTACACCCGATGATTGATGAAGTCCGCGTCCGCGTCGACGAAAAACATACACTCCACGGTGCATGTCTCGAACTTGCACGCGTCTTCGGTATCGGGCATATCCTCAGTCAGAAGGGACCGAAAGGGCAACTTGCACAGGCTGCCCCGGAGGTCGGCATTCCGACGATCGACCCAGAATTAGGCGGGACGCACGGCTGGGATGCGGCAAGCATCGAAAAAGGGGTGCGCGGCGTGCTTAACGTTTTGCAATACTACCACTTCATTGATGGAACACCGGAGGTCCCTGAACGGCAAATTGTCGTCAAACAATTCGTACCCATCCTGAGCAACGAAGGTGGATTTGTCTATTACAAGGTGGATTTGTATGACAAGGTAACGGCGTATCAACCGATTGCTGACATCCGAGATGTATTTGGAAATGTGCGGGAATCCATCCGATCACCCGTAGAAGGTATTTTTTGGGCGAAACCGGTCTATCCGATGGTAGCCAGCGGCGGCATCATTGGTAAAATCGGGACACCGATTGGGTATCTATAGCGGACCGCAAATAGCGATTAGCGAACAGCAAATAGCGATTAGCGAATTTATGAGGAGATATAGGATTGCACGAACAGAATCGCAAAGCCTTTAGTGAAAAAATGGGACGTGGTGGAGTCGCAATCTTTGCGAGTCGATCCCCCGCAATATGGAATCACGACACGGAATATGTGTACCGTCCGGACCCGAATTTTTATTATCTTACAGGGTTTGAAGAACCAGAGTCGATTTGTGTGATCGCACCCGATCACCCGAAACACCAATATATTCTATTCGTCCGACCAAAGGATAAACAGGCAGAAATTTGGAATGGTAAGCGCGTTGGGGTTAAGGACGCACGTAAACGCTACGGTGCAGATAAAGCCTATTCGATAGAGAAATTCGGTGAGAAAATTGGCAGGTACTTAGAGGGAGCCGAACGGCTTTATTACACGCTCGGTTCCAATGAAAGTGTTGACAGCGAAATTCTCTCTCTCTTTACGGGATCTGTCAGGTCGCGCATCCGCTCTGGTAAAGGACTTGATACCTTAGTCGATCCGAGCCCTATTCTCAGCGAACTGCGGTTAATCAAAAATGAAACCGAACTGGAGCGTATCCAGATGGCAACAGAAATTACAGTTGCCGGACATGTCGCCGCAATGAAGGCGGTTCAACCGGGGATGTATGAATACGACCTGGAAGCCCTCGTTGAATCTACGTTCCGCATGAACGGCGCGAAAGGTCCAGCTTTCCCTACTATCGTTGCGAGTGGTGGTAACGCCACGACGCTCCACTACACAACGAATGACTGCCGAATTGAAGATGACACACTCGTTCTCATTGACGCGGGGGCGGAATACGGTCAGTATTCTGGCGACGTGACCCGCACCTTTCCGGCAAATGGCACCTTCACTGAGGCGCAAAAAGAAATTTATCAACTCGTCCTTGATGCACACCACGCCATTATTGATTCTATCCGTCCGGGTGTCCCTATTAACGAACCGCACGAGCAATCAATTGAGTTGCTAACAGAAGCTATGCTCAGCCTCGGTCTTCTTAAGGGGAAAACGAAGAAACTGATAAAAAAAGAAAAATATCGGCAGTTCTATATGTACAGAATCGGACACATGCTCGGTTTAGATGTGCATGATGTCAATTGCGTCCACGACGCAGAAGGCGAGTTTAAAACCTTCCAACCGGGAATGGTGATGACAATTGAACCGGGTCTTTATGTCGCTGACGGGACAAAAAATGTTCCGCGAGAGTATCTCGGCATCGGTGTCCGCATAGAGGACGATATTCTTATCACCGAAACGGGTTGTGAAGTGCTGACGGATGGGGTTCCGAAAGAAATTGATGAGGTCGAAGCACTGGTACGTGGTTAAAATAACTATAACAAATTAAGAATGGAGGAAACAGATGCCGAAACACGGAATTCCAAAGGAAAGAAAAATGAGAGGCATGAACAAGTATCAGAAGAAAGCACATAGGCGCGGTGAAGATCGGTTACGCGGAGATGACGTAGAATACTATCTGTCCCTCGCCTATTCCCCCAATGCCGACGATCGTGTTGAGGCAATGGACAACCTCTGTCCCTGTCACGTTCGGAAAAGCATTGACAAAGTTTGGGTCGCACTCTACAAAGGCTTGGTCGATCCAGACCTGCGCGTCCGAAAAGCGGCGTGGCACACGCTCGATGACGGTGGAAATCCGAACGATCCGAGACTCCAACCGCTCCTTGAGAAAATCGCCAAAGAAGAAACCGATCTGAAACTCCGCCAACGCGCCCTCGACCTTATCGCCGCTACCCGAAAAGTCGAGGAACAGAAGCAGGCACTCTTGGCACAGAAAGCACACACCTTCCGTGGACGCTGCGACTGGTGCGGTGAATCAAACGTTCCGGTTAGCTACGACCACGAAACAGAGTTTGAGACAAATGGTTCCAAACGCTTCGCCTTAGTCTGTGAGGCGTGTGAATAAGACAAAAAACAGAAGCAGTCAGAATTAGAGATAGGTATTTATGGCAACCCATAATCAAATATTTGAGGGATATACTGATTTCATCGCGACGCGTGGGGTCAAAGAGTATCGAGAAACCATTCCAGTCTGGGTAAATACTGAGGACGTTGTGTTGGAAATCGGTTGCGAGTGGGGAACAACGACGACCTTAATTGCCCCGCATTGTAAGAAAATTATCGGGACCGACATTAGTCCGAAATGTATTGAACGGGCAAGGGAAACACATCCTGAACTTCATTTTGAAGTACTCGACGGTTTCGATGTCCGAGCAGCACTTGAACTCGACGAACCGTTTAGCAAAATTTACATCGACATTTCCGGTTTGTCAGGCTACAACTCGCTCCTCGACACAATCGCGCTTCTCACATCCTACGCCACGGTGTTGCGTCCGGAGGCAATTATTGTTAAAAGCGGTGCCTTAAAACGTTTTGCAGTGCACTGCAACGTGTGGCGTTCGCCCGATAATCACAAAAGAAAAAAAAAATAAAGAAAAATTAATTGAGATGCAACAAATAAGATAACATCTCAAAAAGTGAGTTTGACATGATACCTGATGATGTGTACGTACACAAAACAGTAGAAGGTGATGCCGAGGCATTCAACGAGCTCGTTAATCGACATCATTCAAAAATCTATGGGCTTGCATACCGGATGCTCGGTAATCGAGAAGATGCCGCCGACGCAACACAGGAAACGTTCTTAGAGGCATACAAATCCATCAAAGCATTCCGCTTCCAATCGCAGTTCGGGACCTGGTTGTATCGAATCGGTATCAACACATGTCAGCAGCATATCCGTAAGTCCCAATCGCACGATCATAAGGTTACGGCTTACACGAGAGAGGCTGAGATTAACGGTATCGCTTCCGACGAGGATTCGCCTGAGCGGGCGACCCTTAAAGACGAACAGAACGAGATGGTTCAAAGTGCTATTAATTGGTTGCCGCCGAAGCAGCGTGAAGTCGTCACATTGTATTATATGCAACACCTGAAATATCGGGAAATCGCCGAAGTTTTAAATTGTTCAGAAGGCACCGTTGCATCGCGACTGAATCAGGCATTGAAAAACCTCAAGCGAAAACTGAGCAAATATTATCTTTAGAAAGGAGATGTCTCCATGAATTGCGAACAGACGCTCAAGAATCTGCCGCACCTGGTCCAACAGGAAAATGTGGAAACGAGAGAGCAGATTTCTAACGGTATCTCTCGGCGCGCGCTTTTGGAGCATCTGCGAACCTGTCCAGAGTGTCAGATGGAGTATGAGGCGTTGTGGAATACCGCGAGTATATTAGAGAGCGTAGATGAACCAACGCCACCGCCGGAATTAGCCGGTAACATTCAGCAGCGGATACGACACCTCCATAAAAGGCAGCAAGTGGCACTCTTTGCGAACCCGTTGGTGTGGTGTCTTGACCGGTTGAAGTTAGACTTTTCACCGAGGTTTGTCAACACCACCGCTCTGCTTTTCTACATTATCGCCTCTTGCTTTTTCGTAAAACTCGCGTTTTTTACGAACCCACAGGAACCAGAATTCGGTCTGACTGCAATGGAAAAAACACGGCTCCAACAAGTTAGAATTTCACCGACCCCGTGGGGATCTATGAAAAACACGAAGCCGAAGGCTGAAAATAGGCACATACCGCAGCAGGCGGTCATCGCCGTTCAGCAGGGGCGCAACCATTTTTTCACAACGACGCGAGATGTCTCAGAAACATGGCGTACGAACACAGTAACAATCAGTCAACAGACGAACGAGCCACACGTCGCTAATTACCACCAAACCACGGCGAGTGAAAAACTCACTGTGTTTTGGAATCAAATTAAGACAGAATTATAGACCGGTAAGCGCGCTTACGCCGTCTTTGTAAGCGCGTCTACATCTTCTCTTGGACAGTTCTCAAAAATACCTCCCAAGCACTTTCCTGCTATTCGATCAACCCCTCAAAAAATTTAATAATCCCACCCGTAGACAAAAAAGATTGACACACAATCGTTTTTTGTGTACAATAGCCGAAAACTTGGAACAGTATCAAGGTAACCCACGAGAATGGCTTCAGCAGAAAAAACACCGAACAAAACACCGCTTCTCGAAATTTCAGGTTTAAAGACAATCTTCCCGACAGACGACGGTATTGTAAACGCCGTGAACGATGTTAGTTTCTCTATTGCGCGCGGCCAGACTGTCGGTGTCGTCGGCGAGAGCGGATGCGGGAAAAGTATTACTGGCCTCTCAATGCTTCAACTCGTACCATCACCCGGACGCATTGAAGCCGGTGAGATATTGTTTCATCGTAACGGCGGCGATGATCCCTTGGATATCGCACAAATGTCCCCGAAGAGCGAATTGATGCGCCAAATCCGTGGTAACGAAATCGCAATCATCTTCCAAGAACCGATGACCTCCCTGAATCCCGTCTATACCGTTGGCAACCAAATCGCTGAAGCAGTCATGTTACACGAACAGGTGGATAAAAAAACTGCCCGCGAACGCGCAATCGAGATGATTGCCCGCGTCGGTATACCTGCCCCTGCCCAACGTGTTGATGAATACCCACACCAACTGTCCGGGGGCATGCGCCAACGCATCATGATTGCGATGGCACTTTGCTGCTCACCTACGTTGCTCATTGCAGACGAACCAACAACCGCCCTTGATGTCACTATCCAAGCACAGGTACTCGGACTCATGCAAGAACTCCAAGCAGAAATGGGCATGGCAATCATGCTCATCACACACGACCTCGGCGTTATCGCTGATCTCGCCGATGAAGTCGTTGTGATGTACTCAGGGCGGGTCGTCGAACGAGGCACGGTTGATGACATCTTCTATAATCCGCTGCATCCGTACACACAAGGTTTGCTGAAATCTATACCCGTTCTCGGGAGAACATTACAGAAAACATTGCCGTCTATACCCGGAACAGTGCCACACCCGCTAACACTACCAAAAGGGTGTTCGTTTGGACCCCGGTGCCCAGAACGGATGCCGAAATGTGACGAGATGCCAGAACTCACTGGTGTCAACGGAAAAACGGAGAATAATGGTCACGCCGTCCGATGTTGGCTTCATACAGATTCAGAAGGTTAAGGTTTCCTAAAAATGACAAAACTGCTTGAGGTGAACGACCTCCGAAAATACTTCCCAATCCAGAAAGGTATCTTCCAACGCACCGTAGGCTAT
Protein-coding sequences here:
- a CDS encoding ABC transporter ATP-binding protein, yielding MASAEKTPNKTPLLEISGLKTIFPTDDGIVNAVNDVSFSIARGQTVGVVGESGCGKSITGLSMLQLVPSPGRIEAGEILFHRNGGDDPLDIAQMSPKSELMRQIRGNEIAIIFQEPMTSLNPVYTVGNQIAEAVMLHEQVDKKTARERAIEMIARVGIPAPAQRVDEYPHQLSGGMRQRIMIAMALCCSPTLLIADEPTTALDVTIQAQVLGLMQELQAEMGMAIMLITHDLGVIADLADEVVVMYSGRVVERGTVDDIFYNPLHPYTQGLLKSIPVLGRTLQKTLPSIPGTVPHPLTLPKGCSFGPRCPERMPKCDEMPELTGVNGKTENNGHAVRCWLHTDSEG
- a CDS encoding sigma-70 family RNA polymerase sigma factor; the encoded protein is MIPDDVYVHKTVEGDAEAFNELVNRHHSKIYGLAYRMLGNREDAADATQETFLEAYKSIKAFRFQSQFGTWLYRIGINTCQQHIRKSQSHDHKVTAYTREAEINGIASDEDSPERATLKDEQNEMVQSAINWLPPKQREVVTLYYMQHLKYREIAEVLNCSEGTVASRLNQALKNLKRKLSKYYL
- a CDS encoding class I SAM-dependent methyltransferase, which codes for MATHNQIFEGYTDFIATRGVKEYRETIPVWVNTEDVVLEIGCEWGTTTTLIAPHCKKIIGTDISPKCIERARETHPELHFEVLDGFDVRAALELDEPFSKIYIDISGLSGYNSLLDTIALLTSYATVLRPEAIIVKSGALKRFAVHCNVWRSPDNHKRKKK
- a CDS encoding HEAT repeat domain-containing protein; translated protein: MPKHGIPKERKMRGMNKYQKKAHRRGEDRLRGDDVEYYLSLAYSPNADDRVEAMDNLCPCHVRKSIDKVWVALYKGLVDPDLRVRKAAWHTLDDGGNPNDPRLQPLLEKIAKEETDLKLRQRALDLIAATRKVEEQKQALLAQKAHTFRGRCDWCGESNVPVSYDHETEFETNGSKRFALVCEACE